The nucleotide sequence CTTGACTTTGAATCCCTTCATATGCCATCAAGAAGGGTTTCATCTTCTCGAGTGCATCCCGAAGTGGAATAGGTTCTTTCTCATCAATATCTGGGTTCTGATCAAACTCACCCATCAAATATTCTGGCTCAAATTCAATCTgccataaaaaataaaacaacagAGAACAGTCAAATACTGTAATATGCAGACCAAACATGGAACAGAGGGTTAGCTTAAAATTTTTCTCTAAGAAAGCCACTGTTCTTAATTTCTTCTGAGATAGCTGAATCAAGGCCAACGAGTTCCCTAATAACAATTCAATTAACTTAATCCACTTCTTTATAACCTTCCAATAAATCCAGCTAAGCTGGAAAGTTTCACCTTGATTCATTGAACTACTCTTGATCATTTCTCAACAAATTCAGAATGACAGTGGTGGCTAACCACTTACAGCACAATTGGTGTCAAATGCTTCCAAATACTCATCCTCCAATGGTGAGGGGAAAACACTATTAGCCATCTCCTCAAAACCTGCAGTCAATTGATTCATGATGTCAGGCCCAACCCGCTGGGCAAACCTCTCGCCGTCTGCATCATCTCCAAGAAACATCTCTGAGGCGGAATCCTCTTCATCCTTATCCCGATCACCCCTTTCCTCCAAGTCACTCACTCTAAATCCTCCTCTCCCCCGACCTCCACCCCTGCCTCGACCAAAGCCACCTCTTCCTCTTCCAGCAACATCTGCATTATCCCGTTGCAACAGAATCCTCCGTGCAACATTCACTGCATCATCAACACTTTGCATTGGCTGTCTCTTAGGCACAGAATCAGATggtgcagcagcagcagcaggagCACGACGATCACCAACACCACTGCCTGGAGCTCGCTGAGCACGGATATGCCTATTCTCTTGGGAAACTTGAGTCCTTTGATTAGGCTGCTGCTGGGGCTTCCCACGTCCACTTCCAGACAACACGCCTACTATGCCTCCAGGAAGGTTCTTTTGATCACTCTCACCATCACTACTGCTAAAAATTGGTGCTTTTGGTGGCAAAACATCTGAAGAAGCACCAGCACCAACACCAGCACCAACACCAACATAATCATCATCTTCCTCTCTTTTGAAGAAAACGGGTTTCTTTGGCTCAGAATCAGGTTGCTTCTGGGAATCTTGTTGGGTATGGGATGGTAACGGACCACCACGACCACGACCAGCAGATGGCTGTTTTATGGAGGACATGAATGACGAGAAAGAAGGCATGCCTGACGGAGGGGCTGGCCTACCACGACCGTGTCCGCGACCAGAAACCAGAGATGGGGGAGAAGGCAACTCTGGTGCTTCAGATTTAGGATCACCAGAATTGGGCTTTCCTGGAGAGCTCTCATTGAATCCAAATGGTCCTCCCAAACCAGAGCCTCCACGACCTCGACCACTACTGCTGCCGCTGCCACCACCAAAACTAGAAGAGGTGGAAAAATGTGCTAGAGTGTTCCTAGTGGCATTAGAGATGGTGGGGGTTTGAAGCCTTACTCCAATGATTCCTCTCATTGGCAATTTGATACAAAATCCTTTCTTGGCAATTTTTCAACATGAAATACctgaaacaataaaaaatactatTATTAATTTGTTATGGTGAtcgaattaacaaaaaaataaaatgagtGACTTTTAAGTATGGGAAACTAAATCAATCTGAATATGTTGTAATATATTTTTTGGGTGTCTGAaaacaaaaggaaagaaaaagaaacgaaaaaaaaaaaaaaagaacaagcaCAGCCTAAATGGCAATAACTACATCACAACGCAGCAGAGAAATGTTAtctgtaatatataatataatgctACTGAATATGTTTAAGTAAGAAATTTATAAGCACATGCAAACAAAGTGTTCCAATCTTCCAATACTGCACCTCATGAAGGAAAACATAAATTTATACAATCTCATCAACTATCCAGCATACATAACAATTCCATCCATCAACAATAAAATAAGCCTCAatgaaaacataaatctaacgtAAAAAGTCTCAATAAAATCATAAATCCAATGACATAGAACATAACATAGTCTCAATTAAAACATAACATAGTCATTCATAACATTGTTGACCTTTCAAAATTTTCTGCTTTTAACTTTAAAGACactgaaattaaattaaacaaaggacaaaaaaatataaattaataaccgCCTCAAGAAACAAATTTCAACAGTGAAGAACTATTATCAGAGCTTACATGGAcaacaagaaaaaataaagaatataGAAGCAGAAAATGGTACACGAAGGGGACGGCTGGAGAAGAGGACAGCGAAACCACAGAGCCCGGAGAAGACACGGCTGGTTGGCCACGACGCTGTCCAGACGAAGGCGGTGATGCTCGAGACGGAGAGACGACTGAGCTTGAGGCGCAGTGAATCGTTAACGGCGGAGCTCCAGTCGCAGTTAATCGCGGACGGCGGAGCTCCAGGCGCAGTTAATCGCGGACGGCGGAGCAGGAGCATGAGGCGTTGTGAATGGTGGACATTGCGTGAGATTTGAGTGTGTGGGAGAAGAAAAAGGTGATGAGTGATGAGCGATGAAAATGGAGAATCGAGAACGGAGGCGCTGTGAATGAGAGAGAGCTTGCTTGGAAACCGAATTAGAATTATCTAAAAATATTTCTTTGTTTTGGAACAAatattttgaatttcaattttttttaaattaattttcacaCCAgataaatttacattttttttttctaaaataaaataaaaatttttattatttcctcAAACNNNNNNNNNNNNNNNNNNNNNNNNNNNNNNNNNNNNNNNNNNNNNNNNNNNNNNNNNNNNNNNNNNNNNNNNNNNNNNNNNNNNNNNNNNNNNNNNNNNNNNNNNNNNNNNNNNNNNNNNNNNNNNNNNNNNNNNNNNNNNNNNNNNNNNNNNNNNNNNNNNNNNNNNNNNNNNNNNNNNNNNNNNNNNNNNNNNNNNNNNNNNNNNNNNNNNNNNNNNNNNNNNNNNNNNNNNNNNNNNNNNNNNNNNNNNNNNNNNNNNNNNNNNNNNNNNNNNNNNNNNNNNNNNNNNNNNNNNNNNNNNNNNNNNNNNNNNNNNNNNNNNNNNNNNNNNNNNNNNNNNNNNNNNNNNNNNNNNNNNNNNNNNNNNNNNNNNNNNNNNNNNNNNNNNNNNNNNNNNNNNNNNNNNNNNNNNNNNNNNNNNNNNNNNNNNNNNNNNNNNNNNNNNNNNNNNNNNNNNNNNNNNNNNNNNNNNNNNNNNNNNNNNNNNNNNNNNNNNNNNNNNNNNNNNNNNNNNNNNNNNNNNNNNNNNNNNNNNNNNNNNNNNNNNNNNNNNNNNNNNNNNNNNNNNNNNNNNNNNNNNNNNNNNNNNNNNNNNNNNNNNNNNNNNNNNNNNNNNNNNNNNNNNNNNNNNNNNNNNNNNNNNNNNNNNNNNNNNNNNNNNNNNNNNNNNNNNNNNNNNNNNNNNNNNNNNNNNNNNNNNNNNNNNNNNNNNNNNNNNNNNNNNNNNNNNNNNNNNNNNNNNNNNNNNNNNNNNNNNNNNNNNNNNNNNNNNNNNNNNNNNNNNNNNNNNNNNNNNNNNNNNNNNNNNNNNNNNNNNNNNNNNNNNNNNNNNNNNNNNNNNNNNNNNNNNNNNNNNNNNNNNNNNNNNNNNNNNNNNNNNNNNNNNNNNNNNNNNNNNNNNNNNNNNNNNNNNNNNNNNNNNNNNNNNNNNNNNNNNNNNNNNNNNNNNNNNNNNNNNNNNNNNNNNNNNNNNNNNNNNNNNNNNNNNNNNNNNNNNNNNNNNNNNNNNNNNNNNNNNNNNNNNNNNNNNNNNNNNNNNNNNNNNNNNNNNNNNNNNNNNNNNNNNNNNNNNNNNNNNNNNNNNNNNNNNNNNNNNNNNNNNNNNNNNNNNNNNNNNNNNNNNNNNNNNNNNNNNNNNNNNNNNNNNNNNNNNNNNNNNNNNNNNNNNNNNNNNNNNNNNNNNNNNNNNNNNNNNNNNNNNNNNNNNNNNNNNNNNNNNNNNNNNNNNNNNNNNNNNNNNNNNNNNNNNNNNNNNNNNNNNNNNNNNNNNNNNNNNNNNNNNNNNNNNNNNNNNNNNNNNNNNNNNNNNNNNNNNNNNNNNNNNNNNNNNNNNNNNNNNNNNNNNNNNNNNNNNNNNNNNNNNNNNNNNNNNNNNNNNNNNNNNNNNNNNNNNNNNNNNNNNNNNNNNNNNNNNNNNNNNNNNNNNNNNNNNNNNNNNNNNNNNNNNNNNNNNNNNNNNNNNNNNNNNNNNNNNN is from Arachis ipaensis cultivar K30076 chromosome B01, Araip1.1, whole genome shotgun sequence and encodes:
- the LOC107626287 gene encoding uncharacterized protein LOC107626287 encodes the protein MRGIIGVRLQTPTISNATRNTLAHFSTSSSFGGGSGSSSGRGRGGSGLGGPFGFNESSPGKPNSGDPKSEAPELPSPPSLVSGRGHGRGRPAPPSGMPSFSSFMSSIKQPSAGRGRGGPLPSHTQQDSQKQPDSEPKKPVFFKREEDDDYVGVGAGVGAGASSDVLPPKAPIFSSSDGESDQKNLPGGIVGVLSGSGRGKPQQQPNQRTQVSQENRHIRAQRAPGSGVGDRRAPAAAAAPSDSVPKRQPMQSVDDAVNVARRILLQRDNADVAGRGRGGFGRGRGGGRGRGGFRVSDLEERGDRDKDEEDSASEMFLGDDADGERFAQRVGPDIMNQLTAGFEEMANSVFPSPLEDEYLEAFDTNCAIEFEPEYLMGEFDQNPDIDEKEPIPLRDALEKMKPFLMAYEGIQSQEEWEEIMEETMARVPLLKKIVDHYSGPDRVTAKKQNEELERVASTLPKSAPSSVKQFTNRAVISLQSNPGWGFDKKCHFMDKLVWEVSQHYK